Proteins from one Salmo salar chromosome ssa29, Ssal_v3.1, whole genome shotgun sequence genomic window:
- the LOC106590672 gene encoding elongin-C isoform X2, with translation MDGEEKTYGGCEGPDAMYVKLISSDGHEFIVKREHALTSGTIKAMLSGPGQFAENETNEVNFREIPSHVLSKVCMYFTYKVRYTNSSTEIPEFPIAPEIALELLMAANFLDC, from the exons ATGG ATGGTGAAGAGAAGACCTACGGTGGCTGTGAGGGCCCAGATGCCATGTATGTGAAGCTGATCTCTTCTGATGGCCATGAGTTCATAGTGAAGAGGGAGCACGCCTTGACTTCAGGGACCATCAAAGCCATGTTGAGTGGACCAG GTCAGTTTGCAGAGAATGAAACCAACGAAGTGAACTTCAGAGAGATCCCCTCCCATGTCCTGTCCAAGGTGTGCATGTACTTCACCTACAAGGTCCGCTATACCAACAGTTCCACAGAAATACCAGAATTCCCCATCGCCCCTGAGATTGCCCTGGAACTACTCATGGCTGCAAACTTCTTGGATTGTTAA
- the LOC106590672 gene encoding uncharacterized protein isoform X1 — protein MLSGPGKPLASGTINTMLSGPGKPLASGTINTMLSGPGKPLASGTINTMLSGPGKPLASGTINTMLSGPGKPLASGTINTMLSGPGKPLASGTINTMLSGPGKPLASGTIKAMLSRPGQFAENETNEVNFREIPSHVLSKVCMYFTYKVRYTNSSTEIPEFPIAPEIALELLMAANFLDC, from the exons ATGTTGAGTGGACCAGGTAAGCCCTTGGCTTCAGGGACCATCAACACCATGTTGAGTGGACCAGGTAAGCCCTTGGCTTCAGGGACCATCAACACCATGTTGAGTGGACCAGGTAAGCCCTTGGCTTCAGGGACCATCAACACCATGTTGAGTGGACCAGGTAAGCCCTTGGCTTCAGGGACCATCAACACCATGTTGAGTGGACCAGGTAAGCCCTTGGCTTCAGGGACCATCAACACCATGTTGAGTGGACCAGGTAAGCCCTTGGCTTCAGGGACCATCAACACCATGTTGAGTGGACCAGGTAAGCCCTTGGCTTCAGGGACCATCAAGGCCATGTTGAGTCGACCAG GTCAGTTTGCAGAGAATGAAACCAACGAAGTGAACTTCAGAGAGATCCCCTCCCATGTCCTGTCCAAGGTGTGCATGTACTTCACCTACAAGGTCCGCTATACCAACAGTTCCACAGAAATACCAGAATTCCCCATCGCCCCTGAGATTGCCCTGGAACTACTCATGGCTGCAAACTTCTTGGATTGTTAA